Proteins from one Clostridium cellulovorans 743B genomic window:
- a CDS encoding ammonium transporter, protein MDMLNGADMGFVIFSAALVMLMVPGLALFYGGMVKSKNVLSITIHSYAALVVISIQWIILGYTIAFGPDIKGIIGGLDWIFLNNIGILPNADYASTIPQLEFVVFQLMFAAITAAVISGSVAERMNFPAFLVLIVLWSTLVYDPIAHWVWGTNGWLKNLGVLDFAGGHPVEINSGVSGLVAAIFVGKRKKARTEPHHIPMAILGGGLLWFGWFGFNAGSALAMNYTAVNAFVTTNTSAAAGAVAWVACEWILHKKPTALGTISGAIAGLVAITQGAGFVSPMSAIFIGLIGGALSFFAIAMLKRKLGYDDALDAFGCHGVAGIWGSIATAIFSSKAINSAGADGLIYGNFSLLKAHLISTLATGLYAAVMTFLILKAMSFVMNLRATSEEETRGLDVSLHGEEAYSGVNM, encoded by the coding sequence ATGGACATGTTGAATGGTGCAGATATGGGTTTTGTAATCTTCTCTGCTGCGTTAGTAATGTTGATGGTGCCAGGTTTGGCTTTATTTTATGGAGGTATGGTTAAAAGCAAGAATGTATTAAGCATAACGATTCATAGTTATGCAGCTCTTGTAGTTATATCCATACAATGGATTATATTAGGTTATACAATAGCTTTCGGTCCAGATATAAAAGGAATAATAGGCGGACTTGATTGGATCTTTTTAAATAACATAGGTATATTACCTAACGCAGATTATGCAAGTACAATACCACAATTGGAATTCGTAGTATTTCAATTAATGTTTGCAGCAATAACTGCAGCAGTTATTTCTGGTTCTGTGGCAGAACGTATGAATTTTCCAGCTTTTTTAGTTTTAATAGTTTTATGGAGTACCTTAGTATATGACCCTATTGCTCATTGGGTATGGGGAACAAACGGATGGTTAAAAAATTTAGGAGTCCTTGATTTTGCTGGTGGACATCCTGTTGAAATAAATTCAGGTGTTTCTGGGTTGGTTGCAGCTATATTTGTAGGAAAAAGAAAGAAAGCTAGAACAGAACCACATCACATACCTATGGCGATATTAGGTGGAGGACTTTTATGGTTTGGATGGTTTGGTTTTAATGCAGGCAGTGCTCTTGCTATGAATTATACAGCGGTTAATGCTTTTGTTACAACCAATACTTCAGCAGCAGCTGGAGCAGTTGCATGGGTAGCTTGTGAATGGATTTTACACAAGAAGCCAACAGCGTTAGGAACAATAAGTGGAGCTATTGCTGGACTTGTTGCAATAACTCAAGGTGCAGGTTTTGTAAGTCCAATGTCTGCAATATTTATAGGATTAATTGGAGGAGCATTAAGCTTTTTCGCAATAGCTATGTTGAAACGTAAGCTTGGATACGATGATGCATTAGATGCATTTGGATGTCATGGTGTTGCGGGGATATGGGGTTCAATAGCTACAGCCATTTTCTCATCAAAAGCAATTAATTCAGCTGGTGCGGATGGGTTAATATATGGTAACTTTTCATTATTAAAAGCTCACTTAATTTCAACTTTAGCAACTGGCTTATATGCAGCAGTAATGACTTTCTTAATACTTAAGGCTATGAGCTTTGTAATGAATTTAAGAGCAACTTCTGAGGAAGAAACAAGAGGCTTAGACGTTTCACTTCATGGAGAAGAAGCTTATTCAGGAGTAAATATGTAA